In Thiovulum sp. ES, one DNA window encodes the following:
- a CDS encoding putative short-chain alcohol dehydrogenase (PFAM: short chain dehydrogenase) codes for MRKTLVISGGTRGIGRAIVEEFASNGIDVAFTYNSNSEIADEMVKDLTEKHGGKYRAYQLNILEPETYKDLFKKIDEDFERVDFFVSNAIISGRSVVGGFGPFMRLKPKGLTNIYTATVTSFIVGTQEAVKRMEKVGGGSVISLSSTGNLVFTPNYTGHGNSKAAVETVVRYASQELGEKGIRVNAVSGGPIDTDALKKFPNYDEVKAEVVKRSPLSRMGLPDDLSGITYFLTTEKASWITGQTFIVDGGTVFA; via the coding sequence ATGAGAAAAACTCTTGTAATTAGTGGAGGAACTCGAGGAATTGGTCGGGCAATTGTAGAGGAATTTGCAAGTAATGGAATTGATGTCGCTTTCACTTACAATAGTAATTCGGAAATTGCTGATGAAATGGTGAAAGATTTAACTGAAAAACATGGCGGAAAATACCGAGCTTACCAGTTGAATATTTTAGAGCCTGAAACTTACAAAGATTTATTTAAAAAAATTGATGAAGATTTTGAGCGAGTAGATTTTTTTGTATCAAATGCGATTATTTCGGGTCGTTCAGTTGTTGGAGGATTTGGACCATTTATGCGACTCAAACCAAAAGGACTCACAAATATTTACACAGCGACGGTAACATCTTTCATTGTTGGAACTCAAGAAGCTGTTAAAAGAATGGAAAAAGTTGGAGGTGGTTCAGTCATTTCGCTATCTTCAACAGGAAATCTTGTTTTCACACCAAATTACACAGGACACGGAAATTCTAAGGCTGCTGTTGAAACAGTTGTTCGATATGCCTCTCAAGAATTAGGTGAAAAAGGAATTCGAGTCAATGCAGTTTCTGGTGGTCCAATCGACACAGATGCACTCAAAAAATTTCCAAACTATGATGAGGTCAAGGCAGAAGTTGTAAAACGGTCGCCTCTTTCAAGAATGGGCTTACCTGATGATCTTTCGGGAATAACATATTTCTTGACAACTGAAAAAGCTAGTTGGAT
- a CDS encoding hypothetical protein (PFAM: Uncharacterized protein conserved in bacteria (DUF2336)), with the protein MKVKLVIDDLEFPVGYELLETIADRIGDYESLAELYQKLANSTNPAVRKAIAYYDKIPEDVVELLAKDNEPEVVERVLSNNIARVSEDTIRNIIENSPTTDILKAIVNRFDNLEVEEPNEILNLIIEKYGENLEVLGEIAESWEVPKFVLKKLAQHEDPDIVKKAKEALER; encoded by the coding sequence ATGAAAGTAAAATTAGTTATTGATGATTTAGAATTTCCTGTTGGATATGAATTACTTGAAACAATTGCGGATAGAATTGGTGATTATGAGAGTCTTGCTGAACTTTACCAAAAATTAGCGAATAGCACAAATCCCGCAGTCCGAAAAGCAATTGCATATTACGACAAAATTCCTGAAGATGTTGTTGAACTCTTAGCAAAAGATAATGAACCTGAAGTTGTTGAAAGAGTATTAAGTAATAATATTGCGAGAGTTTCAGAAGATACAATCCGAAATATTATTGAAAACAGTCCTACAACAGATATTTTAAAAGCAATTGTAAATCGTTTTGATAATTTGGAAGTTGAAGAGCCGAACGAGATTTTAAATCTAATTATTGAAAAATATGGAGAAAATTTAGAAGTTCTTGGTGAAATTGCGGAATCTTGGGAAGTTCCTAAATTTGTTCTTAAAAAACTAGCTCAACATGAAGACCCAGATATTGTTAAAAAAGCAAAGGAGGCTTTAGAGAGATGA
- a CDS encoding dihydrodipicolinate synthase (PFAM: Dihydrodipicolinate synthetase family~TIGRFAM: dihydrodipicolinate synthase) — protein sequence MIRPRGSMTALITPFSGGKVDEKTYGDLIERQMRLGTDWVVPVGTTGESATLSHDEHQRCIEIAIEVTKNSETKVLAGAGSNSTIEAMNLAKFAEKAGADAILSVSPYYNKPTAEGLFLHYKAIADSVKIPVMLYNVPGRTGSDISPEVVKKLHERVENIFSIKEASGSLHRVVELRNIPNLDIISGDDAINYQILASGGNGVISVTANLLPNKMAELVKAVQNGDFQKGRDINQELSEINSVLFVESNPIPIKAIMHLAGLLPTLEYRLPLTPPSLENMKKLEKTLQKYEVLK from the coding sequence ATGATTAGACCAAGAGGATCGATGACCGCACTTATTACCCCTTTTAGTGGCGGAAAAGTTGATGAGAAAACTTATGGCGACCTCATCGAAAGACAGATGAGACTTGGAACAGATTGGGTTGTGCCAGTTGGAACGACTGGAGAGAGTGCGACTCTTTCACATGACGAACACCAGCGATGTATTGAAATTGCAATCGAAGTTACAAAAAATAGCGAAACAAAAGTTCTTGCAGGTGCGGGAAGCAACAGCACAATTGAAGCGATGAATCTTGCAAAATTTGCCGAAAAAGCTGGAGCTGATGCAATTCTTTCAGTCTCTCCATACTATAACAAACCAACAGCAGAAGGTCTCTTTTTACACTACAAAGCGATTGCAGATTCTGTAAAAATTCCTGTGATGCTTTACAATGTTCCAGGTCGAACAGGTAGCGATATTTCCCCTGAAGTTGTAAAAAAATTACACGAACGAGTTGAAAATATTTTTTCAATCAAAGAGGCAAGTGGTTCGCTTCACCGAGTTGTTGAATTACGAAATATTCCAAATCTTGATATTATCAGTGGTGATGATGCGATAAATTACCAAATTCTTGCTTCTGGCGGAAATGGTGTGATTTCTGTAACGGCAAATCTTTTACCAAACAAAATGGCGGAACTTGTAAAAGCTGTTCAAAATGGTGATTTCCAAAAAGGTCGAGATATAAATCAAGAGTTGAGTGAAATAAATAGTGTGCTTTTTGTTGAGTCGAATCCAATTCCAATTAAAGCAATTATGCATCTTGCTGGGCTTCTTCCAACTCTTGAATATCGACTTCCACTCACTCCACCAAGTTTAGAAAATATGAAAAAACTTGAAAAAACTCTACAAAAATATGAGGTTTTAAAATGA
- a CDS encoding soluble lytic murein transglycosylase-like protein (PFAM: Transglycosylase SLT domain), translating to MKVLYFLILFISSIWSREITLSEIESYPKGYARDFYIWQFLQQNVSKDQKERAYNLVHRSTWRIDKYFPEKSNPCDVKISEMPKMCITPRFLSNNSSGIAKYFMQKHFEKDEKIEYLTKSFYYKQSMTKTLYKYPEIYLDIFLGIAPQKRKDVRIDTELSPNFLRGLQKDKNRFEKFVATVLAYGNFHKIKKSFLELEPSKNISGKALLRLAYFYIQKGLEDKAFQFFKVADEVAYYQEYKDEAKFWMFMLSNDKKYLEKLVKSWDINIYTIYAHETLGKKIDGYLSGVDLAEKGEIDLDSSNPFQWQKFLHSISKNSSDEILKLAEKFKNKNQWEIYYYLMQRGNRYRIQSFPTELQKYMVGENLDLQAILLAISRQESRFIPSVISIAYALGSMQMMPFLVDDIAKNRGEKIEYEDMFQFKKSVEYSLHHLKDLKRSFDHPLLIAYAYNAGASYAKRVKRQKFKEGKYEPFLSLETLTYGETRKYGKKVLANYIIFKRLLGEDTSLHKVLEKL from the coding sequence TTGAAAGTTTTATATTTTCTTATTTTGTTTATAAGTTCAATTTGGAGTCGTGAAATCACACTTTCCGAAATTGAGAGTTATCCTAAAGGTTATGCACGGGATTTTTACATTTGGCAATTTTTGCAACAAAATGTCTCAAAAGATCAGAAGGAGAGGGCTTATAATTTAGTTCATCGCTCAACTTGGAGAATTGATAAATATTTTCCAGAAAAGAGTAATCCTTGTGATGTTAAAATCTCAGAAATGCCAAAAATGTGCATAACTCCGAGATTTCTCTCAAACAATTCTTCAGGAATTGCAAAATATTTTATGCAGAAGCATTTTGAAAAAGATGAGAAGATAGAGTATTTAACAAAAAGTTTTTACTACAAACAGAGTATGACAAAGACTCTTTACAAATATCCAGAAATTTATCTTGATATTTTTCTAGGAATTGCACCGCAAAAACGAAAAGATGTCCGAATTGATACAGAACTTTCACCAAATTTTCTCAGAGGTTTGCAAAAAGATAAAAATAGATTTGAGAAGTTTGTAGCGACTGTTCTTGCTTATGGAAATTTTCATAAAATTAAAAAGAGTTTTCTCGAATTAGAACCATCAAAAAATATTAGCGGAAAAGCACTTTTGCGACTCGCCTATTTTTACATTCAAAAAGGTTTAGAGGATAAGGCATTCCAATTTTTCAAAGTTGCCGATGAGGTCGCTTATTATCAAGAGTATAAAGATGAAGCGAAATTTTGGATGTTTATGCTCTCGAATGATAAAAAATATCTGGAAAAACTCGTAAAAAGCTGGGATATAAATATCTATACAATTTATGCCCACGAAACTCTCGGTAAAAAAATTGATGGCTATCTTTCTGGTGTTGATTTGGCAGAAAAAGGGGAAATCGATTTAGACTCTTCAAATCCTTTTCAGTGGCAAAAATTTCTTCACTCAATTTCAAAAAATAGTTCGGATGAGATTCTCAAACTTGCTGAAAAATTTAAAAATAAAAATCAGTGGGAAATTTACTACTATTTAATGCAGAGAGGAAATAGATACAGAATTCAATCTTTTCCAACGGAATTACAAAAATATATGGTTGGCGAAAATCTTGATTTACAGGCAATTCTATTAGCAATTTCTCGACAAGAGAGTCGTTTTATCCCATCTGTAATTTCTATTGCTTATGCTCTTGGAAGTATGCAAATGATGCCTTTTCTTGTTGATGACATTGCAAAAAATCGTGGTGAGAAAATTGAGTATGAAGATATGTTTCAATTTAAAAAGAGTGTCGAATATTCCCTTCACCATTTAAAAGATTTAAAAAGATCGTTCGATCACCCACTTCTTATTGCATATGCTTATAATGCAGGGGCAAGTTATGCAAAACGGGTGAAACGGCAAAAATTTAAAGAAGGGAAATATGAACCATTTCTCTCACTCGAAACTTTAACTTATGGTGAAACCAGAAAATATGGAAAAAAAGTTTTAGCAAACTACATTATTTTTAAGAGACTTCTTGGTGAGGATACTTCACTCCATAAAGTTTTAGAAAAATTATAG